gatcattatgaattcttatttgattaattgaatattgagaatgtttacaagatagattcaagtattacaacaattttacTTGAAACCTAGATTCTCTTTCTgtttctctctctatttcttgatCAAGACTCCTTCCAACCTCTCACAagtaatgacctctctcctttatatagaattttacatagTGAATGACAGCTAAGATACCcactattttcgggatcactatgcgacacattcgctcatatacaatcgttcatcttcgcatagcatacCTCCTCGCACAGTTctccacactttactcgtgactttgctgacatcatctggtgcgtcatctcaactttgttgtatgcgatgctcttcgcttaggttgtactctttacttcgcttgattactaacgtgtgcgatattttactcctacattATGGACGGTATGGTCGTACAAAATCTGACAGAAGAAGCTGTGATGAGGAGCGGCGTTCAACTAATTGAATTGTCTGCAGAATGGGTGGTCATTGAAGATCGGCTTTTACATCGTATTCTCAAGTAAgggattcatttttttttccaagtcCAAACTTGTACGTAACGGCAGCGCGGCTTCGGGTGTAAAATCCCGAGCTGCAGCGAGGCACGGGGTATACAACCATAATTCTTCTCACATAAGTTTCCATGATTTTTATATTAATCGCAGGAATATATATAATAATTAACGAAAGCAACTAATAAATATATGTTCTTAACAAAATTAGCTTAGGATTTTCTATATTAGCTAAAACTGAAGGCTGAAGATCTTCAAAATATTTGGAAagatcttttttcctttttttgaatCACAATATTAACAAGAACAGCTAGCAATGATATGTTTTTTAATGACAAaaattttggaaatatttttttcctttttttttttttttgaagaaaaataccACTTTAACGCCCAACCAACTGGCGCCTTGGCCTGGGCGCCCCTGGGCGCCACCTTTTAAAAGTGACATCTCCTTACCCACTGCCTGGCGCCCAGTGGAAAATAAGGCCACTTTGGCGCCTAGGCGGCGCCTTGCACAACATAGCAAGTAAGGGATTCAAATTACTCAATTACTTCGCTTAGAGCTCAGTTTAAATAGTGCACAATAAAATAGTGTCTGCTGAGGTTTACAAATCCAAGCACAAATTGAAACAACGCCTACTGGCCACGATGCTTGTACTTGTAAAGATTCTAAAGTCCATCTATTGTAATTTGTTTCTAGAGCTGGAACTGAGCATTCGAAAGCTTAAAGCTTGTAGAATACTTATCATTTTTTTTAGAGCTTCTTCGCCTGGTGTGCAGACAATGAATTGATAAAACCTTCCATATTACTTCAATTGATGAACCCTTGTCCTAACCACACGGTCCACCTTTTGACATTCTTCAGCGGTTCTGTATCACTTCGCTTTTGTAACAATAAAAGTGAAATTAGTAATTTCTTGCTTCAATAGGCATTACAGTTTTAAAAAATACACAACATGCTGTGAATTTTAATGCTAGAAGATTATTTTTGCATGACTGCGACTGTGAATTTGTAACTTCTCCAAATTAACTATCTGTTTTCAGGTCTGGTTCCTTAAGATGTCTTCGGCTTGCATATTGCTCTCAGATTAGCGGTAATGCATGGATTAACATGGACAAGAAAGCTGTTTTGTCGGAGGAACTTGAATTATGCCACTGTTCTTTCTtagagaatatggttgatatgctTAAAATTGTTCGGAGGTCATGCCCCCGGCTAAAATTATTCCGGTTCAACTGTCGAGGCTACAGGCGTCCGCTTAGAGAGTTTGATGATGAGGCACTAGTCATTGCAGGGAACATGCCTGTGCTGCTCCATCTTCATCTTTTTGGGAATAAATTGACCAATGTGGGCTTGAAGGCCATTCTCGATGGCTGGCTGCACCTTGAATCTCTCGACCTCCGTCAATGCTTTAACGTTAATGTAGAAGGGGATCTACTGAAGAGTTGCAGAGATAGGCTTATAACATTGAGGCTCCCAAATGACTCCACTGTAGACTATGAATTTGATGCTACAATCAATGATGGCAACAGTGACTATGATGAATGGCGCTATGACAACCCTCTGGCGCAAAAGATGCGGTGGTATCTTTGACTGCTGTGCTTATTTAGATTTTTCTTTTACTTCATTCTATGAACCGGTGTTTGGAGTTTTGTTAGTTATTTCAACTTGGTTATCTGTCGTTGTGTACAATGTTTAGCATTGCTTGTATTAGTGTCTGTGCTATCACACTAGTATCACAAAATGTCACATGGGTTTGTAAATGTTACCAAGTTGATCATGAGTTTAGATTGCTAAATGATACAAGATTTAGAATATTTCGGTTTTTTTTTCtgctgttgtttttctttttcacttggGAGAGTAAAGGATGCCTTAATCATGCCATCTTTCACTTTACCCATAACGAGGAAGTAGAGGTGGATGGTCACAGATATAAAGTTATCAACCAAAGATACTCAAAGTTGTGCCTTCTAAGTTCAGATGAAATGAAATCAATTTCTGCGTGATGATGCAGCGCTTGGTGATACGATTGCTGACCTTTTTCTGATTAACTAGTATTACGAATGCCTAACTAGATTGCAAGGTTTACACTtacatgtttttcttttttttttgacacatgTACACTTACATGTTGATTAATGTATATTAGTGGATCAGTTTAATGGGATGGAGCCTGTCGAGAAGCTTTAGTtttctcatattttttttttttgctttgcacTTATGTTGGTTGTCTATTTTCAAATACACTTCTAGTTCTTTGTTGAGGATAGAGAGTTATATATGGGTTTCTTGACATCAGCTATT
This is a stretch of genomic DNA from Papaver somniferum cultivar HN1 chromosome 1, ASM357369v1, whole genome shotgun sequence. It encodes these proteins:
- the LOC113296661 gene encoding putative F-box/LRR-repeat protein 23 — its product is MDGMVVQNLTEEAVMRSGVQLIELSAEWVVIEDRLLHRILKSGSLRCLRLAYCSQISGNAWINMDKKAVLSEELELCHCSFLENMVDMLKIVRRSCPRLKLFRFNCRGYRRPLREFDDEALVIAGNMPVLLHLHLFGNKLTNVGLKAILDGWLHLESLDLRQCFNVNVEGDLLKSCRDRLITLRLPNDSTVDYEFDATINDGNSDYDEWRYDNPLAQKMRWYL